A segment of the Bdellovibrio bacteriovorus genome:
CTATTGACTCTTATAACACTTTGGGTCTGTCTGCATACTCTGTAATGCCAATGGGCACCTTCGCGTTGATCCCTCGTTTGGACTACGATTTCTCTAACAGCGAAGCTGATAAATACAATGTTATCCTTGTGTCTGTAGCAGGTCGTTTCAACTTCTAATTTTTAGTTGTTGATACATTGAAAATAGAAAAAGCCGACTGCAAAGTCGGCTTTTTTATTGTTCAAATTCTGCGGTAACCTTATTCCCGAAACCTGCCTCCTCTAAGTCAGAATCTCTGAAATCGGCTGATAGAATCTGCCCTTCAAAACATGGCTCGTGGGGAATTCCCCATAATAACCAAAGCCCTGCCCATTTGGCGTCGCAAAGGCGTATTCAGACGGAGGCACACCCATCAACTGCAACAACGTGATCAGGAAACAGTTATACGGCAACCCCGATGACGGCATCGTCACATAGCGACCCGAGCGCAAAGCCCCGCCCATATTTCCGATCAACAACTGCTGGGAATCATAGCCCTGATGTCCGTTGTCATCACCAAGATCCCCCATGCCACCAGCACACAACATCCCGGTCACCATGTTTTCAAGATATGTACGCCCCGTAACACCCTCTTCAACATTCAAAGGCGCCAGGAAACGGTCGGCAATCATATTGGCAAAGTATTTCCACCAAACCTCAAATGCCGTTCTTTGAATAGCGCTGCCACGGCTGCCATGCATGGCATCGTGAACGTTCGTGCCCAATCCACTCAAGCCCGGAATCCACTGAGGATCCTGGGCCTCCAAAGCCATAACGCCCACTTTGGTCAGACCGCACTTAAAGGCCACAGCCAGCAGGTCCATATAGATTCGGTTGCACAGAGCAGGATCTGAAACCGAGCCCGGATCCGCCGGCTTTGAGCACGTTGGCGTCGGAGCCACCTGCACCAAAGATTTCTGCAGATCAGAAATGTAACCCATGTGCTGTTCAAGACGGGCCTTGTCTTCGGCGGAAATTTTACGGCTGTTTTTAAACCCAGTGTAAGCCCCGAAAACCCGATTCAAAATATTGGATTTCAGCTCATTGGTGTTATCAGCCGGAGCCGTTGTACCCGCCGTCAGACTGCCAAAGACTTCGTTATAAAAGTTTCGAATCGTCCAGTCTTCGTAGTGAGGAAGGACCTGAACTCCGCTCCCCACCTTTTGATAAAACAACCCCGCCCCCAAAAGCCCCACTCGAATGGCCTTTCGAACATAGGCCGGGGTAGAATCGGGATAAAGCGTCTTGGATGATTCCAATACAGACTCAAGCGAAGGGAATCCCCCCTCGGAATTTCGATCCTGGGCCGAGGCCACCACGAAGTTCCCGTGGGCCGAGCCCCAACGAACTGAGGCATCCAGACCGCGAACAATTGTCATCTGGTCATTGTTTTTCAAAGTTTCATACAGAGGATTGTTCAGCACAGGGCTGATCGTACTGGCCGTACCCAGGTTTCGCAGCAGCACTTCACGCATTCCGCTGGAGCCGACCGCTGTCGTTGCCGCACTTTTTGCGGGCCAAAGGACATTCAGATTACCGTGGTCAAACCAGAACATCATCATTCGCTTTGGTGGCGTCGCCGCCTGCGCAAAAGCTTCCACGGGCATCAGACTTGGCAATAAAGGCAGGGCCAGAAGTGTTTTTCCGGAGCCCACCAAAAACTGACGACGGGTTTTCTTGCAATAGTACATCGACATAACGTCCCCTTAGTATTTCCAGCGTCTGAATTCAGGTGAAAGAACCAGGCTCTTAATGGCACCCTTGATAGAACCCTGTGTGCCGTCCTTACCGTACAATGTGGTCAAGCTGCGGTTCATCTGGCAGTTCGCGTTGGCATCTGCCGGCACGCGGGCCTCAAAGCGCTTCAGATGTTTTGTAAAGCACATCATCGCGCGATCACTCACCCCCAGTTGTTCCGACATCTGGCGGGCTCCACTTCCGGAAACGGAGCTTCCGGTGATTTCTTTGGTCGTATAAGACGTGTCCACCGGAAGTGAGCCAATGGCCTGATTGTTCTTATAAATGGCTTCTGAGGTGCGCGAACGGCCAAAGCTGTCAAAGCCCTCGAAAGCGTATCCCAAAGTGTTGAATCGGGAATGGCACCCCACGCAGGTAGTCCCTGACGCTTCTGTGGAATGAGCCGTGCGATAGCGCGTGGTGATCATGTCTTCGGTCAGAACCGGCAACGAAGTCGGCGCACTTGGTGGCGGCAGACCGATGTCCTGACAAAGCACGTGTTCAATAATGCTCAATCCCCGCTTGATCGGAGACGCCGTGAAACCTGAACGTTTCGTCAGCATCGCCGCACGACTCAGGAATCCAGAGCGGTCTTCAGCCAGGGTGTTGGTAACAGCATTCACATTGTAAATCACACCCATGCGCCCGTCAGTGGCATTGGTATATCGGGAAGTCATGATATCCAGGAACGAACCTGAACGATTCAAAACGATCTCTTCAAAAAAACCATCCAGTTCTGAGGTCATCACCTCTGCCAGGCCCGAGGTGTTAACACCCCCAATAAACCCAGAGTCGTACTGCAGTCGATCAAAGACGTCGTATCCATAGGATTCACGGAACAGGCGGCGGATCATGTCTTTGGCGCCGTCCGTCCCCAGCAGTCGGTCGGCCTGCTGTGCAAGAACGGTGTCATCCAGAATCTGACCATTGTCAGCCAAAGCTTTCAGCGTGCTGTCCGGGGGTGCCCCGGTCAGGAAGAACGCCATCTTGGTTGCCAGTTCGTGGGCGGACAGGCTTAGCACCGTCGTACTGCCAACAACTGCAGATCCCTTGTCATAAACCTTATAGATAAAGTCCGGCATTGTTGTCACACCCGTGAAGGTCACCTTCAACAGATCGGCCTTGGCCATAGAGGAATCCCAGAATCGGGCCGCCACTTCATTGGCCTCTGTTACCGCCAATGGACGGCGGAAGGCACGGCTTCCCAGTTCCCGCACAAACTGCTGGTGACAGCTTTGCGTGATGGTTGCTGCATTCAGGCACTGACTGGTGTTGGGATAATTTCTTAATCCCGTTGTTGCACCCACAATAAGTTCAGAAGCCCGGAAGGAGGCTTCAAACAACCCATTTGAAATCGGCGCGGTCATCAACAGCGATTGTTCTTTTAACGTGTCACGATTTTCTGTGGCAACATCCGTGGGAATCGCATCCAGTTTTGCCAGCAAGGTCGCATCAGTTTTCAAGCTGGTGGCAAAATCATCCAGCAAAGACATCAGCGCCGTTCTATACTCGCGCTTGGTTAGCCTCACCATCGGGGTGTTTTGCAGTTGTCCCGGCGTGCAGGCAAATTCCTGGCGGTTGTCTTCATTAACCACCGGTGGAGGATTGTAGGATTCGGGTGACAGGGCCTTGGCAATCAGCTCAATCTCGCCTTGGCTTAAACTGATCATTTTCATCTGCGATTCGGTTCTGATAGCGATAGAAATCTGTTCTGCCGTGCGCGCCCGCTTGGCGGTCGACTTGACTGAACCATGGCAACTGGCGCAATTTTCAGCGTACAGCTTTTGCCCCTGCTGCACTTCTTCAGTGACGACGGGGGCCCCCGTTCTTAACTGAACCGCCCCCATATCCAAGGCGCTACAGTTCTGAAAAGCCACCATCATCGGCAGCGTGACGACCAAAAAGGCTCCAAGTCTGTAAGCAGCTTTAACGTCCATAGTTAGAGTTTACCTCGTGATATCTGCTTTTCGGCAGATAACTGAGGGAATAGACCCTAAACTACGAGTTATTCATGGCATTTACACTTTCTTCGTCTTTTGTCCGGAGCAAAGTGAATAAGCACTAGGCATTACCAATTTTACGTGGGAAAAATGCCGTCTGTTTCAGTCTCATTCCGCAGCAGTTCCTGCACAAAAAAAACAGTCCTATCGCCTGATCGGGCAAGGCCTTCCAACGCTTTATTATACTTTCAAAGCATATATTCTTTCTTTCTATGCAATTTACTTCATTCACTGTCAGGCCTAAAACAGGCGCATCACACAAACTGGAGTCCCCATGAAAATCCTATTGGCACTGATGCTTTCTGTTTTCTCTGTAAACGCTCTTGCTTCTTCCAAAGCGGAACAAGCCTTTCTTAAAAAACTCTATGCTGTGATCGAATCCGGCACAGAGACTTTGGAAGAAATCGAATTCGGCAATCTGAGTTCTCAGGACCAAGCAGCCCTTATGAAAGCGGCCGAAAATGAATCCAACATCTGGTACGACACCATCCTTGAAGGCGACTATCAACTGAAAGGCGACGCCAGCGTGGGTTATGGTTACCTGGCCAAGGTTTACTCTGCAAAAGGCGAATTCATCGCCTACAAGGGCATCATCCAGCATGACGCTTACGATACTGGCAGTTGTGACGTTCCCTATGAAGAAGAAGAAAAGGTGATTGAGGAATACCTGAAAGAAAACTGCATCGCCGGCGACATCTTCAGTGGCATCTATGTCAGCCCGGATTTCAAATTCCATCTGCGTGATGAAAATGAGATCGAGAACTTCCAGGAATGGTAAAGATGTACTCTGAAAGCCACCTCCGGGTGGCTCTTTATTCCCGGAAAAGACCGGAACACTTCCCGGCATCTTAACGGGATCCAAACACTCAAAAGATCGCTTTTAGGTTACAAGGTCCGTGCAAACACACTTTAACCAAAGAGGATTTTCATGAAACACCTGATCGCCCTTTCTGCTCTTTTGATCGCTGGCCCGGCATTCGCTGACGCTGTTAAATGCGAAGGCACTTTGAACTCTGGCACTTACGCTGAATTTGAAATGCCGGCAGCAGGCACGGCAACTTTGGCTTTTGATTATCGCGAATTCGTGATCGACATGAATTGCCAGGGTTATGCTGCTGACATTCCGGTTTATGAGTGTGTGGAAATCATCCCTGGCGGCAACAAGTTTGTTGTTCAGTTCGCGTTGGGCGCAGGTCAAGCTTACGTGTCCCAGGAAAGCAACACTCCGGGCTTCAACACGGAAAAAGGCACTTTGACCTGCAAATAGGTCTTGGAATCAGATCCAGTAAAAAGGCCGCGAATCCCGCGGCCTTTTTTGTTTTTACGGCAACGTTGGGTAAGTGCAGATCAAAGAATCAGCCTGCCCCACGCTCAAAACATCATTGGCCTGTTTTGCGATGATGCGGGTTACGTGATCGAACTCAATATCAAAGACATGACCTTCAAAACGGGTCGTTCCTTCGATCAGCCCGCCGCGGTCCTGCGCCTTCACCTGCCCGGCAACCATCACCACCACATCCACATCAGACGTGATTTCATCGGCCACCCCCATCACGGTCAACGCAGAGTCCACGGTCGGAAGACTTTCACAGTGGAACACCACCTGACCGTCAGAAGCCTGAGCCACAGAAGCCGCCAATACCATCGCGCCTGCCAAAATCATTGTTTTCATTATAAATCCTTTCGTTAGTTGGTTGATTCCTGCCCTCGCTTTTAAAAAGGTCCCGAAGAAAAGCCAAGTTACTTTGACACAAAGTGTGTCAAACACTGACACGCCCCGGATTCATTACATGTGTCAAAAGCTGACACGGATTGTGTCAATAAGTCTGGCTTTTCCCTTGGTATCAATGCTAAGACCGTGCTCGCCATGGAACTGACCCGACTTAAAAGCAAAAGAATCCAAGCCCGCAACTTCAAGCAGCTTCTGCAAGATGAGCTGGTTGCCCGTTGTCGGACCAATCCCAATTATTCGCTTCGATCTTTTGCGCGATCCTTGCAAGTGGAGCCTTCCGCCCTTTCCCAAATGATCAACGGCAAGCGCCCCATCACCGAAAAAATGAAAATGCGTCTGGGAATGGCTCTGGGACTTTCCACTGATCAACTTCGCCATTTGCCAACGACACCCGAGACGGCACCGGAAAACACCCACGCCAAAGCCCGCTTTCAGCAATTGACTTTGGACACCTTCGCCGTCATTTCGGACTGGTACCACTATGCGATTCTGGAGCTGACCTATGTGGAGGATTTCAAATCTGACAGCACCTGGATCAGCCAGCGCCTGGGAATTACCAAGTCTGAGGTGAATATTGCGATTGAGCGGTTGTTGCGCCTGGGTCTTTTAAAGAAAAACAGCAAAGGAAAATGGATTGATGCCTCTGAAAACGGCGAATTGACTCACCTGAGTCCCGCTGAAACATCCGATGCCGCCAGAAAATATCAAATCCAACTGCTGGAGCTCTCGCAAAAAGCCGTGCAGGAAGTTCCTTTGGCCCAACGCAATCACACCTCCGCGACGTTGTGTTTTGATCCCGAGGATCTGGCCCCGGCAATAGAGCGCATTGCCGAGTTTCGCCGTTCCTTTGCGCGGGAATTCCAGCCCCGCAAGGCCAAAGAAGTTTATCAACTGCAAGTCAGTTTTTTCCCAATGACCAAACAAAAGGACGTTCTATGAAATCATTTTTCAGCGTTTGTTTTCTGTTTCTTATGGGCCTTTCCTCTGTCGCGTCCGCCCGTGGAGTGAAAGAGGGTGGCGGCGATACTGGTATCTTTGAAATGTGCGTGAACGAGCACCTTACAATGATACAATCTGAATTGATGCGCGATGATCTGATTTTAGAGTTATCCTCGGATGAAAAGATCCTGTACGTCGTCACAGTTACTGGAGAAGTCCTAGGCCGTGTGGACATATCGGTATGTCATCGATAGCATTTCGTTGATTTCTATCCGCCCGTGACAGAGACGATGAAATAATTTTGACAAGAGATGCCCGGACTCACTATCTAGTGATCATGGATTCGTGTCGCTTTGTCCTGATTCTTGTTTTTCTTGTTGTTTGTCAGGGTCACTACGCTAAGGCCGGTGGCGGCATTAAGTTTGGCTTTAACGCCAGCAATGCGCCTCCGTTGCTTTTTCAATTTGAAAATCAAAACAATCCCATCCCCACCGGGGGGCTGATTTACGAAGTTTCCGTCGCCATCGGTGAAGAGCTGGGCGGCGAATATTCCATCGCCCGCCTTCCGCGAAAGCGCATAGCCACCAATATCATTAACAACAAGATCGATCTGGTATGTCACAACAGTCTTAGCTGGCGGCATCCGTTCGCGGACGGGGCTTTATGGAGCAAGCCTCTTTTCACCCACACGAATGTACTGGTCGGACTGACGACGATTCCCTTTTCATCCGCTGATCAAATCAAGGGCCTTATCGGCACCGTGGAAAACTACGTCTATGCAGATCTTGAGGAAAAATTCAAAACTTTGGAGCTGCTTCGCAATGACAGTCCGAATATTGAAGTCAGTGTGAAGAAACTGCTGACGGGTCGGGTCCCCTACATTCTTTTAAGCGACATTGAATACATCTACTACAAAAGCCAGTACCCGCGACTGCAGCGAAGCACTTTTGCCATGGACAAGACCGACATTCAGTGCTCGCTGTCCAAGAAGTCCACCCTGACCATGACCAGACTCAATCGGGCCATTGATCGCCTGCATGAAAAACAAGTGCTGGCTAAAATTATCAAACGCTATTCAGATCCAGAGACCACTCCCAAACCGGTGAGCTATGGTCTGAACAGCAATGATTCTCCTCCCTTCATCCACTTCGACAAGACCTCGTCCAGCGAGGGCATCGTGCGCGGCGGAGTCTTTTTCGATATCGCCCTGGCCATCGGAAAAAAAATCCAGCGCCCGATCAATTTTGTCCTGCTGCCCCGTGGTCGCCTGGATGCGCGCCTGGCTTCCGGACAAATTGAGCTGGTCTGTTATGACACTGAAGCCTGGGCTGGCGAGTACGCCAAACAATATCACTGGAGCACCCCGATCTTCCGACAAAGTGACTATATCGTTGGGCACAAAGCTGACGCGGAAGTGGCCAAAATCCGCACGCTGGAAGACCTTAAAGGCAAGCGCATTGGTGCCGTCCTGAACTTTGTTTATCCCGCGCTGACACCCCTCTTTGAAGACAAAAGCCTGCAACGCGAGGATGCGGGGTCCGGAGCCGCTAACGTGGAAAAGCTCAGTGTGAAACGCGTGCCGCTGATTCTTTTGAACAGTCTTGAATACAGCTACTATAAAAGCAAAGATTCCAGGCTGCAAAAGGCCCCGTTGGAAATTGACCCCGTCGATGTGAAGTGCGCCCTGTCCAAAAAATCCAGTTTGAAAATAGAGGAAATCAATTCTGCCATCCACGATCTCGAAAAATCCGGCCGGATGCAGAAGGTCTTTGCCCCTTCCTATCTGCTTTGACAGGAGGATTTATGATCAAGGCTTTGATGCTGTTTCTCGCTCTGGCGGCTCTGCTTCCTGCGACCTCTCAAGCCCAGGAACCGGACAAGTCCCGCAACTATCAGTGGTTGCAATTCAATCTTTACAAGGGCTTTGACAACAAAAATCCTTTTGATCAGCAGGATGACACTTACCTGGAAATGGAGTTCGGGGGAAAATCGGGTTTTTTGGACTTTTACGGGTTCTTTGACGTCTTTGATATCATCGATTCCCAAGACAGTGACTTCCACAATACAGACAATTTTTTTCTAAAAACCTTCCCGCGCTTTTCACTCAATCACATGACCCAGAAAGACCTTTCCTGGGGGCCGATTCAGGAATGGTATGTGGCTACCCTGTTGATCGTTGGCGACCGGGCGTTGTTTGAGGAATGCATCGGCCTGGGAGTCGACTTCAAAGTGCCCTGGAATGGAAAGCTCGGAGCCAATCTGATGGCCCGCTATGTGCGGGAAAACTATGGCGCCATCAACGAACACACCTGGGACGGTTACTTTCTGGCAGTGAACTGGTTTGCTCCGTTTTATCGCTTCGCCAATGAAAGCTTCCTGTCTTATCAAGGGTATCTGGATTTTATTTTTTCTGCCGATGAAATTGGTCAGGAACCCGGCCGAACCACCAGCTCCATCGCATGGTACAACGGCTTTTACTGGCACCAGACTGACTATTCACTGGGTTATGGGCTGAAGTATTACAAAGACTATGGTCAGTTTGTCGATGGTGGCATCGCCGGAGAAACCTCCGGCTTCGGTCACTATGTGGTTCTGGGATACAAATTCTGAATCAGACTCCGGCGGCTTTCGACTGGCCCTGATCGGCGGTGATCCAGGATTGCAGGTATTCCGGCATTGCCGGCGCCGTCAGATTTTCACCCACGGCCTTCATCAATTCTGCCGGAGAAACTGTCCCGCCTTTTTTACTTAAAAAACGGGCGCGGATCATGCCAATGGCAATAAGCTCTCCGCGGCTCATAAACTTATGCTCAAGATAAAGGTACTTGTCATCCCAAGTGATCAGTCGCGTGTGCAATGTGAATTTCTGAAAGACCTTCAAAGACCGGCGAAAGCGGATGGTTTCTGATGCGACCACCGGATACCAGCCTTGCGCCGAAATTGCTCCGGCAGCCTGAGCGCGGATCATATAATCCGTGCGCGCCAGATCCTGCAATGACAGATAAACCCCGTTGTTCATATGACGAAGAACATCCAGATCCGTGGGCCACACACGAAAAGGTGTCGCGCACTCATCCATGATTCCCACGCGGGAACGAAAACGGGAAAAAATCAAAACATGCAAAAGACGGAAAAACAGATTCATAAAAACCTCGAAAGCCCCTGGGCCCTTACAAGCCTAACAAGCGGGGCTTTGCGAAGTCAAAATGGAGTTAGTTCTGGGCTTTTAAAGATCCCTCCGCGTCCGGCTTTAAGAACCGGAACATCGGCGTTGTTTTGAATTTCCCGCTGATGTTTCCGATCAAATCATAGCTTTTCGCCAGAGTGATTTTCTTCACCGCGGCCCCTTTCTTGAAATCCAGCTTGGGCATTTCCACCCAAACCAGATAGGGGCTCAAAGTACTTTCATAAAAATAAAGTCCACGGGTCAGATCCGCAACCGTGCGCCAGCGGGTGGTGGAAATATACGGCCGTGCCGGATCCGGCGTCCCGAATGGCTGAGAAACATTTCGCAAAACACTCAACACCCCGGCCACAGCCTCGCGATAGTCCTTGGGTTCTGGCAGGCGTTCGGTATAGAAAGCCGCACGCACAAAGCGGTCCGCCGCCTCGGTTGTGCCGGGAAGCTTTTTACTGCCACCAAAGCCCTGATACTGCTTCATCGATTTCAGTTGCTGATCAAAGGGAGGCGAATTCGTCATAAAGCGATACTCTTTGCCGTGATAGATTTTGATTTTGCCATCAATGTATTCCATCACCACGGAATCACCCGTCTTGTCTGACAAAGCCAAATGCACCGTGCCCTGGCGCACACCCTGAGCCGTGGGCACGCTGGCCCTCAGGACCTGAATCGGAGACTTTTCCAATGAGGCCATGGCCTCGGCGACGGTAGCGAAGTTATCCAGGAAATACTGCGCCCACATACTGACTGACAAACCCGGAACAGCCTGATCCCGGGAACCGAAGTGACTTTCAGACAAGTAAAGCAAATTGGCCGTCAATCCTTTTTCATTCAGTCCGTCGGCCGTTCCCACATCGTACATCGACAGAATCACGCTGCCATACTTGGAGGTCCACTTGGCTGAATTGCTCGCGGCCATTCCCTCACGCTCCATGCCTCTGGGAAGTAGCCACAAATTGGATCCGGTGTCCTCGGCCCAGTCCATATTGCGCCCGACAATCACATCCTGATTCTTTCCATCCCAAAGAATGCGCGTACAGGGATAAGCCGGAACCGCCAATAACAGACTTAAAAGCACAGACAGTGTCTTCATGGGTAATAACTCCTTGTTTATATCCTTTACACCTTAAAGTCTGTCCACAAGCCAGCTGTATGAAAGCAAAAGGCCTCTGACTTTCGTCAAAGGCCCGCGGTCGGTACACTTTTTCTGGATCAACTTAGAATCCGTCGGTCGTTCCGACTTTGGCACGCGGATCTTCATCCGTATCAAACGGAATCACTGCCGCTGCTGGCGGAGGCGCAGTCTTTTTCGGCGGAGGCGTGAACTTCATAACCTTGGCAGACTTCGCTTCTGGTTTTTTCGCAGCTTTGGCAGGGGACACACGGGACGATACAGGCGCTTCAACCGGAGCCTCCACGGCGGTGGTTCCCGTAACAAAACTGTTTAACTCACGCACCATGATTTGCATTTGCTCGGACTGGGAGGAAATCTCTTCGGACGTCGCCGCGATCTCTTCAGAGGAAGCCGCATTGGACTGAGAGCTCTGATCCAGTTGATTCATTGCCTTGTTGATCTGCTGAATACCTGTGGTCTGCTCGGCACTGGCCGCAGAAATTTCGTTATTCAGATCTGCCACCTTCTTAATGGAATTCACGATGTTATTTAGAACATCCCCGGACTTATCCGCAATGTGGGTCCCATTTTCAATTTTTTCCACCGAGTCTTTAATCAAAGACGTGATGTCTTTGGCGGCTGAAGCGGATCTTTGTGCCAGGGCACGAACCGCTTCGGCAACAACTGCGAAGCCTTTCCCCTGCTCGCCGGCACGGGCGGCTTCCACCGCCGCATTCAGGGCCAGCAAATTCGTCTGGAAGGCGATATCGTCGATGACGTTGATGATCTCTTCGATCTTTTTCGAAGACTGAGAGATATCACGCATGGATTCAACCAGATTCTTGATCTCGCGTTCACCGTCCTCGGCCGCGGAACGGGAGGACTGCGACAGCGTCGCCGCCTGTTTGGCATTGTCAGAATTCATTTTCACCATGGAAGTCATTTCCTCCAAAGAGGCCACGGTTTCTTCCAAAGAAGCCGCCGCAGAAGTGGAGGACTGAGACAGCCCCTGACCGGCCAGGGTCAGTTGTGTGATGGCTTCGTTCACCTGATGACCAGCCCCTGCCAGACGGGAAACCGTGTTGTTCACCGTACGGCTCAAAGACATACCGATAAACATCAAAAGACCAAACACCAAAGCCGCTGCCACACCACCAATGGCCGCCAGCATGATCAGGCCTTTTTGGGTTTCAGCTTTCTGTAAGGTGTTTTTTTGAGCGGCAAGCTTTTCATACATCACCACAACATCGCCAGCGACTTTTTTAATCACTGTGGAATGCTTCAGGTAGGAACCCTCGGTCATAACCTCACGCAACTTATCAAAGTCGGCGCCTGGTTTTTCCAATGCTGCAATGAGTGCTTCGACTTCCTGAACATATTCCGCATTGACTTTACGTGCGGGCTCATACATCTCGGCTTCACCGGGCTGGAACGAGGCCGCTTCATAGGCCTTGATGGCATCCTTATATTCAGTAATGGCTGTCTTTGCTTTGCCTACATAACTGTCACGATGCTTGGGAACATCTTTGTTGGCCAGTGCCCCCCAAAGATACTGCCCAATGCGGGCTCGACTGCCTTCGATTTCGCCGACGGCCTTCATGTTCGGAATGACATTAACATAAGCGTCATTCAGCATAGAGCCGGCGATGTTCAGATCTTTATAGGCCACCCAACCCAGCAGCGCAAAGCCTGCCATCGGAATCAAAGCACACACAAAAAGCTTGCCTTTAATACCCTTGAACCAAGAACTGATTGCCATAATATTTTTTGAAACCTCAAAAAGAGTTGTTTTTAGATCCCCTCTTTTTTCGGTGAAAAACTGGCCCACCTGAAGGGCTTAATACAAATAGTAAAAATGGGACAGTTCCACGAGTTTACTCACATGCCGAACTTACACTAGTTGCTTTGGTTTATGTCGAAACTGAGACGCCCGCCTCAAGTAAACGAATCTTTGAACTATTCAATGATTCCGAAGGTGTGGCTTTTTTATCGGTGTAACAAAGCGGGATTATTGCATTCAGGAATTATCGATAACACCCCTAATTGAATTTCAAAAAGCTCCCGAAGAATAAGACGTCACCTATTTGGGGTAGCTATTAAACCATAAGGAAGTTGAAATGAAATTCTCAAACGGCACGTGGAATCATAAAGCAGTCATCGCAATCGCTCTAACCTCCCTTTTCTTTGGTTGCGCCAAAAAAGAAGAAGAAACACCCAGCACCGGCGAGGTGACTGTGGCCCAATTGGAAGGCACACGCTGGGGCTCATGCACAGCGGTGAGCGGCAGCACCTATGGGTCAGCAGTAAATGGCATGTCTTATATGCGCGGCCTTACTTTCCAGTCTGATGGCACTTATGCAATTACGACGTTGTTCTTCACGGGCACGACCTGCGCCTTTGGTGGGGATAACGTCTTTACTATGAGTCAGGCAGGGACCTTCGAAATCGGTGAAGTTCAGGAATCCGGCGCCACTCAGATCATTTACACTACCGCAGGTTCTGTACTGACGACCTTTGCAGGCACCTCCGCCG
Coding sequences within it:
- a CDS encoding linear amide C-N hydrolase — its product is MKTLSVLLSLLLAVPAYPCTRILWDGKNQDVIVGRNMDWAEDTGSNLWLLPRGMEREGMAASNSAKWTSKYGSVILSMYDVGTADGLNEKGLTANLLYLSESHFGSRDQAVPGLSVSMWAQYFLDNFATVAEAMASLEKSPIQVLRASVPTAQGVRQGTVHLALSDKTGDSVVMEYIDGKIKIYHGKEYRFMTNSPPFDQQLKSMKQYQGFGGSKKLPGTTEAADRFVRAAFYTERLPEPKDYREAVAGVLSVLRNVSQPFGTPDPARPYISTTRWRTVADLTRGLYFYESTLSPYLVWVEMPKLDFKKGAAVKKITLAKSYDLIGNISGKFKTTPMFRFLKPDAEGSLKAQN
- a CDS encoding methyl-accepting chemotaxis protein; amino-acid sequence: MAISSWFKGIKGKLFVCALIPMAGFALLGWVAYKDLNIAGSMLNDAYVNVIPNMKAVGEIEGSRARIGQYLWGALANKDVPKHRDSYVGKAKTAITEYKDAIKAYEAASFQPGEAEMYEPARKVNAEYVQEVEALIAALEKPGADFDKLREVMTEGSYLKHSTVIKKVAGDVVVMYEKLAAQKNTLQKAETQKGLIMLAAIGGVAAALVFGLLMFIGMSLSRTVNNTVSRLAGAGHQVNEAITQLTLAGQGLSQSSTSAAASLEETVASLEEMTSMVKMNSDNAKQAATLSQSSRSAAEDGEREIKNLVESMRDISQSSKKIEEIINVIDDIAFQTNLLALNAAVEAARAGEQGKGFAVVAEAVRALAQRSASAAKDITSLIKDSVEKIENGTHIADKSGDVLNNIVNSIKKVADLNNEISAASAEQTTGIQQINKAMNQLDQSSQSNAASSEEIAATSEEISSQSEQMQIMVRELNSFVTGTTAVEAPVEAPVSSRVSPAKAAKKPEAKSAKVMKFTPPPKKTAPPPAAAVIPFDTDEDPRAKVGTTDGF